From a single Rosa rugosa chromosome 7, drRosRugo1.1, whole genome shotgun sequence genomic region:
- the LOC133719770 gene encoding uncharacterized protein LOC133719770 produces the protein MGLNFDRVKGTISVLHEFQQLGYNRCIRILVIFTQWGCINLELGCVWPFWPCACAGLHYKLEHKRRILPTPQMSLIRNFCTEFGRCELFCNNRYLKIWMLQTSNSKI, from the exons atgggtctGAACTTTGATAGAGTGAA GGGGACTATTTCAGTTCTGCATGAATTTCAGCAGTTGGGTTATAATAGGTGTATCAGAATTTTAGTGATATTTACACAGTGGGGATGTATCAATCTAGAGCTTGGATGTGTGTGGCCGTTTTGGCCGTGTGCTTGTGCTGGTCTTCACTACAAGCTGGAGCACAAGCGCAGAATATTACCAACCCCGCAAATGTCTTTGATTAG GAACTTCTGCACTGAGTTTGGGAGGTGCGAACTCTTCTGCAACAACCGctacttgaagatttggatgcTGCAAACCTCCAATTCAAAAATATAG
- the LOC133721671 gene encoding NDR1/HIN1-like protein 10, with translation MSEKQGLNGAYYGPSIPPKRESYQSVGRGGGPLGCCCSCIFGLVFKLIFTAIVFMGLAFFVFWLIVKPNRVKFHVTDATLTQFNFSSDNNLHYNLALNLTIRNPNKKLGIYYDRIEARANYEGQRFSTITLTPFYQGHKTTNVLNPVFQGQQLIVGSNLLEEFNQQKSAGVYEIEMKLYLRIRFKFGRIKTGKFKPRVECDLKVPLSTNGNSATTFETKRCKIDYFN, from the coding sequence ATGTCAGAGAAACAAGGCTTGAATGGAGCCTACTACGGCCCATCCATCCCGCCCAAGAGGGAGTCCTACCAAAGCGTCGGCCGCGGCGGAGGTCCCCTCGGCTGCTGCTGCAGCTGTATCTTCGGCCTCGTCTTCAAGCTCATCTTCACCGCCATCGTCTTCATGGGCCTCGCCTTCTTCGTCTTCTGGCTCATAGTCAAACCTAACCGTGTCAAGTTCCACGTCACCGACGCCACCCTCACCCAGTTCAACTTCTCCTCCGACAACAACCTCCACTACAACCTCGCCCTCAACCTCACCATCCGAAACCCTAACAAAAAGCTCGGCATCTACTACGACCGCATCGAAGCCAGAGCTAACTACGAGGGCCAGAGGTTCAGCACGATCACTCTCACCCCGTTTTACCAAGGACACAAAACTACAAACGTTTTGAACCCGGTGTTTCAGGGACAGCAATTGATTGTTGGATCCAACTTGCTTGAGGAGTTTAATCAACAGAAAAGTGCAGGGGTTTACGAGATTGAGATGAAGCTTTATTTGAGGATTCGGTTCAAGTTCGGTCGGATCAAGACCGGAAAGTTCAAGCCCAGAGTTGAATGTGACTTGAAGGTTCCTTTGAGTACGAATGGGAATTCCGCAACTACTTTTGAGACCAAGAGGTGCAAAATTGATTACTTCAATTAG
- the LOC133721054 gene encoding NDR1/HIN1-like protein 10 has translation MAEKEEAHLNGAYYGPSVPASKSYHRPSRGGGPLGCCCSCIFGLVFKIIFAAVVFMGLAFLVFWLIVRPTKVKFHVTDATLTQFNFSTDSKLHYNLALNLTIRNPNKKIGVYYDRIEARALYEGQRFSTVTLTPFYQGHKTTNVLNPVFQGQQLIVGSNLLEEFNQQKSAGVYEIEMKLYLRIRFKLGRIKTGKFKPRIECDMKVPLNQNGNSVGTFQTEKCSVDYFNY, from the coding sequence ATGGCAGAGAAAGAAGAAGCCCACTTAAACGGGGCATACTACGGCCCCTCAGTCCCGGCCAGCAAATCCTACCACCGTCCCAGCCGCGGCGGTGGCCCCCTCGGCTGCTGCTGCAGCTGCATCTTCGGCCTCGTCTTCAAAATCATCTTCGCAGCAGTCGTCTTCATGGGACTAGCCTTCCTCGTCTTCTGGCTCATAGTCCGCCCCACTAAAGTCAAGTTCCACGTCACCGACGCCACGCTCACCCAATTCAACTTCTCCACCGATAGCAAACTGCATTACAACCTAGCCCTCAACCTCACCATTCGAAACCCCAACAAGAAGATCGGTGTCTACTACGATCGCATTGAAGCCAGAGCTCTTTACGAGGGCCAGAGGTTTAGTACGGTCACCCTCACGCCATTTTACCAAGGCCACAAAACTACAAACGTTTTGAACCCGGTGTTTCAGGGACAGCAATTGATTGTTGGATCCAACTTGCTTGAGGAGTTTAATCAACAGAAAAGTGCAGGGGTTTACGAGATTGAGATGAAGCTTTATTTGAGGATTCGGTTCAAGTTGGGTAGAATCAAGACTGGAAAGTTCAAGCCTAGAATTGAATGTGACATGAAGGTTCCTTTGAACCAGAATGGGAATTCAGTCGGTACTTTTCAGACGGAGAAGTGCTCAGTAGATTACTTTAATTATTGA